One region of Gossypium raimondii isolate GPD5lz chromosome 6, ASM2569854v1, whole genome shotgun sequence genomic DNA includes:
- the LOC105774017 gene encoding GATA transcription factor 25, giving the protein MYGQSQPMNIPPQIAGSGADVDDDVSASVSVDNHHIVTYEAPSLDDGGGVDDVATNPFYATAAATSASGLDVVPRGDCASQLTLSFRGQVYVFDAITPEKFHAVLLLLGGCELTSGPHGVEMSSQNLRVGMDFPRSNQPHRAASLDRFRKKRKERCFDKKVRYGVRQEVALRMQRNKGQFTSSRKSDGDYGSCSQDDDNLADTVCTHCGISSKATPMMRRGPSGPRSLCNACGLFWANKGTLRDIPKKTHEHSPTPVEQGESEPNDSDSATAIPTESNVVPFSNGDDSALIGIAEH; this is encoded by the exons ATGTACGGACAATCTCAGCCTATGAACATTCCACCTCAGATCGCCGGCTCCGGCGCTGACGTCGACGACGATGTTTCAGCCTCCGTATCCGTCGATAACCACCACATCGTTACTTACGAGGCTCCCTCCCTCGACGACGGTGGTGGAGTAGACGACGTAGCCACCAATCCTTTCTACGCCACTGCCGCCGCTACTTCCGCCTCTGGCTTGGATGTTGTTCCACGAGGCGATTGTGCCAGCCAACTCACTCTATCGTTTCGTGGTCAGGTCTATGTGTTTGATGCTATTACTCCTGAGAAg TTTCATGCAGTGTTGTTACTGTTGGGTGGATGTGAACTGACTTCAGGCCCCCATGGTGTTGAAATGTCATCTCAGAACCTAAGG GTTGGAATGGACTTTCCGAGATCTAATCAACCGCACAGAGCAGCGTCGCTAGACAGGTTTCGCAAGAAGAGAAAAGAACGATGCTTTGATAAGAAAGTTAGATATGGTGTTCGCCAGGAAGTTGCTCTTAG GATGCAGCGTAATAAGGGTCAATTTACATCTTCCAGAAAATCTGATGGTGATTATGGCAGTTGTAGTCAGGATGATGATAACCTAGCAGATACTGT TTGCACGCACTGTGGCATTAGCTCAAAGGCCACCCCTATGATGCGACGTGGCCCATCTGGTCCAAGGTCCCTATGCAATGCTTGTGGACTTTTCTGGGCAAACAAG GGTACTTTGAGAGATATTCCCAAGAAAACTCATGAACATTCCCCGACTCCAGTTGAGCAG GGAGAAAGCGAACCAAATGACTCGGATTCTGCAACTGCTATTCCTACAGAAAGCAACGTAGTACCTTTCTCAAACGGGGATGACTCGGCTCTAATCGGCATTGCCGAGCACTAA
- the LOC105774756 gene encoding UDP-glycosyltransferase 91C1: protein MEKSKSLHIVINSMEKSKSLHIVMFPWLAMGHFIPFFRLSKLLALKGHKISFISTPRNLSKLPKIPPNLSSQITLISFSLPTVPNLPSLAESSMDITHNQQQPLKHALDLLQPQLASFLQSSKPDWIIYDYASHWLPSVAAQLGISRAFFAVFTAACLSFMGSPSTLIGGGDDGDNARSTAEDFTKIPNWVPFESNLAYRLHEITKYIERTDEDNFGPPDTVRFGVTIQQSDVVIVRSSTEFEPDWFNLLGELYEKPVIPVGFLPPILEESDEIQDDEKWVAVKTWLNKQRVNSVVYVAMGTEVHLSKEELSELAIGLEKSGLPFIWVLKNSPGTGESELEMLPNGFKERVKGRGFLYLGWVPQVKILSQESIGGFLTHCGWNSVIEALGLGRVLIMLPMLNDQGLNARLLNEKKVGLEIPRNELDGWFTSEAVAESVRLAVVEESGKVLRETAKAMEGYFGDFGKNDGYVDKFVSQLVDYRK from the coding sequence ATGGAGAAGAGCAAATCTCTGCACATAGTGATCAATTCAATGGAGAAGAGCAAATCTCTGCACATAGTGATGTTCCCATGGCTTGCAATGGGCCATTTCATCCCATTCTTTCGTCTCTCCAAGCTTTTAGCTCTAAAGGGTCATAAAATCTCTTTCATTTCAACCCCAAGAAACCTCTCTAAACTTCCCAAAATCCCACCAAATCTATCTTCTCAAATTACCCTAATCTCTTTCTCTTTGCCTACGGTTCCCAACTTACCATCCCTCGCAGAGTCTTCCATGGACATTACTCATAACCAGCAACAACCACTTAAACACGCCCTTGATCTGCTACAGCCACAACTAGCTTCCTTCCTTCAATCCTCGAAACCTGATTGGATCATTTACGACTACGCTTCTCATTGGCTTCCCTCGGTTGCAGCTCAGCTAGGTATCTCACGGgctttctttgctgtttttacAGCTGCTTGCTTATCTTTCATGGGTTCACCGTCGACCTTGATCGGCGGTGGTGATGACGGTGATAATGCAAGATCAACGGCTGAGGATTTCACGAAAATCCCCAACTGGGTTCCTTTTGAATCTAACTTAGCTTATCGTTTGCATGAAATCACTAAATATATTGAACGAACGGACGAGGATAACTTTGGACCGCCCGACACGGTCCGGTTCGGTGTTACTATTCAACAGAGTGATGTTGTTATCGTTAGAAGTTCTACCGAGTTTGAACCGGACTGGTTCAATCTTTTAGGCGAGTTATATGAAAAACCGGTGATACCGGTCGGGTTTTTACCGCCAATACTGGAAGAATCCGATGAAATccaagatgatgaaaaatgggTTGCTGTTAAAACGTGGTTAAATAAACAGAGAGTCAACTCAGTGGTTTACGTAGCGATGGGGACTGAAGTTCATTTAAGTAAAGAAGAACTCAGTGAGTTGGCTATTGGGTTAGAGAAATCAGGTTTACCTTTCATTTGGGTATTGAAGAACTCACCGGGGACAGGTGAGTCAGAGTTGGAGATGTTACCTAATGGGTTTAAGGAGCGAGTCAAAGGACGTGGGTTTCTTTACTTGGGATGGGTTCCACAAGTGAAGATACTGAGTCAAGAATCAATAGGGGGATTCTTGACTCACTGTGGTTGGAACTCAGTTATAGAGGCATTAGGCTTAGGGCGAGTTTTGATAATGCTTCCAATGTTGAATGACCAAGGATTGAATGCAAGGCtgttgaatgaaaaaaaagtggGGTTAGAGATACCGAGAAACGAGTTGGATGGGTGGTTTACGAGCGAGGCGGTGGCTGAGTCGGTTAGGTTGGCGGTGGTGGAGGAATCGGGGAAGGTGTTGAGAGAAACAGCAAAAGCCATGGAGGGgtattttggggattttgggaAGAACGATGGGTATGTGGATAAATTTGTTAGTCAACTTGTGGATTATAGGAAATGA